A DNA window from Hymenobacter aquaticus contains the following coding sequences:
- a CDS encoding porin family protein, with amino-acid sequence MKKNLQHGLLAAALVVAGATSAQAQVTFGPRVGLNVSKVSLDYKDNSADDVDPKFILGPQVGLTLNAQFGNLSIQPSVLFSQKGYKAEQSETFAGTTETFKYTQRMSYAEIPVNFVYTTGGTEGFQIFAGPYAAFGIGGKAKLEYSDGTNSDSEEVDIKFESKNGNGNNVYVRGLDFGLNAGVGYKAGPIQAQLGYGLGLSNLIPNSSDDKEPEDKEKNRVIHLSLSYFFGE; translated from the coding sequence ATGAAAAAGAATTTACAACACGGCCTGCTGGCCGCTGCCCTGGTCGTAGCTGGTGCTACCTCGGCTCAGGCTCAGGTTACGTTCGGTCCCCGCGTAGGCCTGAACGTATCTAAAGTTTCTCTGGATTATAAAGACAACTCTGCCGACGACGTTGACCCCAAGTTTATCTTGGGCCCACAGGTCGGCCTGACGCTGAACGCCCAGTTTGGCAACCTCTCTATTCAGCCCTCGGTGCTTTTCTCGCAGAAAGGCTACAAGGCTGAGCAATCTGAGACGTTTGCTGGCACGACGGAAACCTTCAAATACACGCAGCGCATGAGCTACGCGGAGATTCCGGTAAACTTCGTGTACACCACCGGTGGCACAGAAGGCTTTCAGATCTTCGCTGGCCCCTACGCCGCCTTCGGTATCGGTGGCAAGGCTAAGCTGGAGTATAGCGACGGTACGAACTCTGATTCGGAAGAAGTTGACATCAAGTTTGAAAGCAAGAACGGCAACGGCAACAACGTCTACGTGCGCGGTCTGGACTTCGGTCTGAACGCTGGCGTAGGTTACAAAGCCGGCCCGATTCAGGCGCAGTTGGGCTACGGCCTGGGCCTGTCGAACCTGATTCCGAATAGCTCGGATGACAAAGAGCCAGAAGACAAAGAAAAGAACCGGGTTATTCACCTGAGCCTGTCTTACTTCTTCGGCGAGTAA